CGGCAAGCTGCCGGTCTGGGCCTGCTTCAAAAAGCTTCAGACCGGTGAGATTCGCCGCTGGCACCGCCGGATGGTGGTTTACGGCGTGTCCTTGTGCCTATGTGCCACCAAGAATGCGGCTGGCGAGGTTCTGTACCTCGCCTACCGGGGCCACGCATCAAAGAATCTCCGCCGCTATGCGCAGCGCTGGCAGGCGGAAAATCTGCACGCCGCCCTCAAAACCAGAGGCTTCAATCTGGAAGACACCGGCCTGACGCAGGCTGAGCGCGTCTCGACCTTACTGACCTGTGTGTCGGCTGCTTTCATCTGGGCTTGTGTGACAGGCCAGCTCCTGGCTGCCAGACAGCCCGTGAAACGCAAGAAACACGGACACCGTGCGGTGTCCGTGTTCCGACTGGGTCTCGATCATCTCCAAGATCTCCTGCTCCACCCGTCGCCTTCGTCCTGGCGGGCACTTCAGGCCCTCATGCCCAGTTTTGACGGGTAGTCAGCTGCGCCGCATGCCGGCCGACGCCGCGACCCGCTGACGCCCGGTGCCTCTTCTCCACTGTAAGCGGCCGAGGATCATGCCACAGCGCTATGTTCTACCTTGAGCGTATGTCTGAGCAGGAATCACCAACGGTGACGAACACCCGTGAACGCATTCTCGATGCCACCATCGAAGTGGTGGCCGAGGATGGGTTCGGCCGCGCCACCACCCGGTCCATTTCCATCAACGCCGGCGTGGCAGAGGTCACACTCTTCCGCCTGTTCAAGTCCAAGGCGAACTTGATCGTTGAAGTGTTTCTCAACCTCACCAACAGTTACCAGGAAGCGGCCCTGTCGCCCACCGGCAATCTTGAACAGGACCTGCAGCGGGTGGCCGAGCAGTACTACCGTCTCGCGCGGCGCAACCGCAAGCTGATTCTGCGCATGCTGCCTGAAGTGGCGTATAACGTCACCCTCCGCAAAGCGTCCCTGCCGCTGCGCCAGAAAGTCATGACGAGCCTGCGCAGTCTCTTCGCGCATTACCAGAACGAAGGTCAGTTTCCCGGGCGTAACCTTGACGATCTCATGGCCGCGTTCATGGGGCCCATGGTCGGCAAGATTTTCCTCATGGGTGAAGTGTTCGACGTCGAAACCCACTTCGACGCGGCGCAGCACGTCAACGACTTCCTGTACGGCGTCAGCCAGGGTGAGTCACCGTCCCCATCATGAGCGGCGCCGCGCCGCACACGGCGGTGTATCTGGCGCACGCCGATGACTTCGCCGGCCTTGTGGCGCTGCTCACGCCAGAAGAACACATCCGTGCGCGCGCCATCGCGTTGCCTGCCCCTCGGCGCCGGTACGTGGCGGCGCGCGCACTGGTGCGGACCGTTCTGGCTGCCCGGCTCGGCGCGCCGCCCCAGGCCCTGACATTTGCACTGGGGCCGTACGGCAAGCCGTACCTCGTCGGCCTGGACGTGCCGTTCAACCTCAGCCACACCGGTGATCACCTCGCCCTGGCCGTCGGCAACGGTCCTGTTGGGGTGGATCTGGAGGAAGTCCGCCCCCTCCAGAACAGTCACGCCATGCTGCAGACGGCCCTGGGCCCCTTGGAGCGCGAGCGGCTGCAGCGCCTGCCACCTGCACAGCATCTGGCCGCGTTCTACCGGGCCTGGGCCTGTAAAGAGGCCATCCTCAAGGCGCAGGGCGTGGGCCTGACGTACGACCTGCATGCCGTGCAGCTCACTGTGCCGGCGGACCTGCACGCCGCGCCCGTCCCCGAACAGGGACCTGAAGGGCCGTTCGGTCCGTGGCAGCTTTTTCTGCATTGGGTGCATCCCACGCGTGTGCTGGCCCTGGCCAGCACCGGGCCCGGCATCACCTTGATCCCGGTTCAAACGGTGGAGGACCGGGAGGGCCGCTGGATCATCCACCCCGCTGCAGCGGTTCTGGAGCGGCGATGATCCTGGCGCCTGGCAGTCACCTGCACGGAGACCATGCCACGAGCCGACCACAGCTTCCCTCGTGAAGCCCTGACCACGCCGCGCCGACCACAGCTTTCCGGCGCGGTGTGACGGTTCGATCGTTACACGGCCGAATCTGCCGAATGGCGCACCTGCGCCACTTGCCTCCCCGCTGCCGCAAGCGACGCCTGCGGCAGCGCCACTTCCTTGCGCCGCAGGTGCGAAAACAGCAGCGTCCGCAAATCCCTGGGCGCACGGGCCAGCGCCCAGACCAGTGTCCGGACCTGCCGGGTGCGGGACAACACGTAGTGCCGCTCCTCCAACCGGCCAAAGCCGAACAGAGGCGGCACGCTGCGGCGGTCTCGCAGCGTGCCCATCAGGGCGCGCCCAGCACTGTCCGGCCCCGCCCGCCCCGCTGCCACCGCCTCACACACCCGCAGCCCTTCACTCCAAAGCTGAAGGGCACTCTGCGGCGCGCCGAACCACAACCCGGACTCCGGACTGCGCCGCAAGGCCGCCTGATGCGCGGGCGCGGCACCCAGCGTCCGGTGCAGGTGGGCCAGATGCAATGTGGAAAACATGGACCACAACAACCAGACGCGGGCGAACGCACTGCACAGCACGGGCGAACGCGTGGCAGCGTACGCCGCGTGCAACGTGTAATCCTGCTGCGCCGCCAGACCGCGTGACACCTGCTCAACGTACCGCAGACGCTGGGCATTCACGGTCCCCTCGTCAAACGCGCCGATCAACTCCTCGGCCAGCACTGCCACTTGCTCAAGCCCATTATTCAGGCCGCGCGAGAACAGCGGATCGGTGTCCCACGCCGCGCGGTCCAGCAGGCAATACTGATCACCCACAATTTCGCTGGCGCTGTACTGGGTATGCGGGGCGTCCTGCCAGGGTCCAGTGCGTGTGGCGCCGCAAAACTGTTCGGCCAGTGCGGGGTACTGCTGCTGCACGTGTGCAAAGAGCTCTTCGGGCGTCCAGTCCACCCGCCAGCCCGTCCGTGCCGGGTCATAGGAAAGCCCCACACTCCAGGCAGGATTGGTCGCATCCACGTGATTTCCAAACGGAACCATCCACATCCAGCCGCCATCAAACATGTGATGCAGGGGGTTGTGGCAAGTTGTTGGAGCGTGAGGTGCGGTGGAGGTTCCCAGTGGCAGGCGGCCTGAAGTTCAGGCCGCCTGCCACACGGTTTCTTGCCACGTTTTGAAGGCAGCCTGGCGATGATGACGACGGTAGCGAGCGGGAACGGTGGAGCGGGCAGGGTGGTGGAGATTC
The sequence above is drawn from the Deinococcus multiflagellatus genome and encodes:
- a CDS encoding TetR/AcrR family transcriptional regulator gives rise to the protein MSEQESPTVTNTRERILDATIEVVAEDGFGRATTRSISINAGVAEVTLFRLFKSKANLIVEVFLNLTNSYQEAALSPTGNLEQDLQRVAEQYYRLARRNRKLILRMLPEVAYNVTLRKASLPLRQKVMTSLRSLFAHYQNEGQFPGRNLDDLMAAFMGPMVGKIFLMGEVFDVETHFDAAQHVNDFLYGVSQGESPSPS
- a CDS encoding 4'-phosphopantetheinyl transferase family protein; translated protein: MSGAAPHTAVYLAHADDFAGLVALLTPEEHIRARAIALPAPRRRYVAARALVRTVLAARLGAPPQALTFALGPYGKPYLVGLDVPFNLSHTGDHLALAVGNGPVGVDLEEVRPLQNSHAMLQTALGPLERERLQRLPPAQHLAAFYRAWACKEAILKAQGVGLTYDLHAVQLTVPADLHAAPVPEQGPEGPFGPWQLFLHWVHPTRVLALASTGPGITLIPVQTVEDREGRWIIHPAAAVLERR